GCAGGTTGGCGCGGCCGGCGGCCTCCAGCGTGGCGACGGCGATGCCGTCGTCATCCAGGGTCAGGTGCAGGGGAAATTGGGGATCAAGCATACCCGCACTGTGCCGGTACGGACCGGGGCCGCGCAAGCCGAAGCCACGCGACAAAAAAGAATAGGGCGCCGACGGTAAGGAACCATCGGCGCCCATTTTACTTATGCTCACCGCATTTGATCGTAGCTGCTCAAATGCCCCTCATGTGCCGGGCGCTGACATCCGTCAGCTTGGCTAATCCTCGATTTCCAGTCCGCTATCGCTCCCCAGAAATCTCCGGCGGCCGCAGTCGCGGCCTACGGCGGCATGAAGCTTTGCCTCATGCCGCCGCTAAAACTCACACGTCAGGCCCCACAGGATGGTGCGGCCGCTGGAGGTGTTCACCAGGATGCGGCGGGCCGTCAGGTCGGTGAACTGCACAATGTGCTGGTCGGTCAGGTTCAGGCCCTCCACCGTCGCCTTCAGATGCCGGTTGATGTTGTAGTGGGCGGAGACGTCGATGTTGTTGGTGGGCTCGAACCCCTCGCCCACATTGCCGTTGCTGCCGATGCTGCTGAGGTATTGGCCGCGATAGGCTTCCGAGACGCGCACGCCCCAGCTGTCGGTCTCATAATACAGGGTGGCGTTGGCGGAGAAGCGCGACAGGTTGGTCAGGGGCAGGTTCACCGACTTTCCGCCGATGAGGGCCGCCGAACTGCCGTCGGCGAAGGTGCCGTTGGCGACCATGCCCAGATGGTTGAAGGGTTCCGGCAGGAAGTCGAAGTCGCGCTGGGCGGCCACCTCCACCCCCTTGATGCTGGCGCCGCTGACATTCACCGGCTGGGTGACGTTGTAGAGGATGGTCCCCGTCTGTCCCGGCAACAGGAAGGAGGTGGGGTAGCCCGTCTCCGAATACGGTTCCTGCACCGTGGTGGAACTGATGAAGGAGTTCAGCTTCTTGTAAAAGGCGCCGACGGACAGGAAACCCACCTTGCCGTCGTAATATTCCAGCGAGCCTTCCACCGCGTCGGCGGTGAAGGGCTTAAGGTTGGGATTGCCGATGGTCAGGCTGCCGCCGAAGGGGGCGGTGGTGATGGTGCCGGCGGCGGCCAGGTCCGACAGGGCCGGGCGGCTGATGTTACGGTCGGCGCTGACGCGGGCCACCAGGTCGGGTTCCAGGAACACGGCGACGTTGGCCGCCGGCAGCACGCCGCTGTAGGTGTGCTGCACCGACACCGGCGTCAGACCGCTGCCGGAATTGACCGAGCCGGCGGAGGTCAGGTCGGTGCTGTAATACCGCACGCCGGCGTTGGCCATCACCCGGTGGTCCCAGACATTGGTGTCCAGGTCATACTGCACGAAGCCGGCCATCGTCTCTTCGGTCACGTGATAGTCGGACCCCGGCGACAGATAGGCGGTGGACATGATGTTCCGCGTCTGGCCGATCAGGTTATAGACGCCGTTCACGTCGCCGACGATGTAGGGCACGTTGGTGTCATAGGGCACCAGGTACTTCAGGTTGGCCGGCAGCACCTTGTCGTCCGGCACGTTGTAGAAGACCTTGTTGTTGTACTGCGCGCCCTGGTCCTTGAAATTCTTGTATTCAAAGCCCGCCTTGATGCTTGAGGCGTCATTCAGGGCGTATTCGCCGTCGAACTTGCCGTTGGTGTAGGAGTTCACGATCTTGTTGGCCTGGGTGTCCAGGCGCATCAGCTTCCACAACGACGGGTCGGCAGTGTTGAAGTCATAGGTGCTGGTCGGCATGGTGGTGCGGTCGTCGAAGGCGATGCCCTGGTTCTTGGATTCCAGGAATACCTTGTCGAAGTACGGCAGCTCATAGTCCGAGCGCGAATACCCCACCATGCCGCTGAGCTTCAGCCGGTCCGTCACCTGGTCGGAACCGTGCAGCACCGCCTGGTAGAATTCCGTGCTGTCGCTTTCGGTGTTGTACTCATCGCGCATGTCCACGCCGGTGTAATGCGCCGCCACCAGCGAATTGCCCTGGATGACGGCGGATTGCAGCACCTGCGTGCCCGAGATGTTGCCGGTCAGGGCATTGGTGCCGCCGGCGGCGATGGAATAGTCCTGGCGGTCGTTGGTCAGGCGGCTGTACAGCGCGTCGAACCCCAGCTTCAGGCCGTTGTCGGGTTCGTACTGCAGGGCCATCGTGCTGCCCAGGCGGGTGCGGTGGTCGTACCAGGTGGAATAGCTGTCGGCCTGGGGCGCGAAGATGGTGCCGGATTCCAGCTTGGCGGCATCGGCGGCGCTGACACCCGGGCCGATGTTGGCGGCGTTGACTTTGATGGCGCCCCAGCCCCAGTTGCGGTAGCCGTACTCATTGCTGTCGTTGATGCTGTAGGCGACGGACACCAGGGCGCCGAAGTCGCCCCAGCGGTCGGACAGCAGGCCGACGATGCGCGGCGTCACGCTGTCGGTGTTGCTGTTGTTCTGCCCCTTGGCCGACAGCACCGCCTTGAAGCCCGGATAGTCGAAGGGCTTGGCGGTGCTGAGTTGCACGGTGCCGCCGATGCCGCCCTCATCCTGTTCGGCGGCGTAGGATTTCTGCACCGTCACCCGGTCGAACAGTTCCGAGGCGAACAGGCTGTAGTCGAAGCTGCGGGTGCGGCTGACGCCGCCGCGGTTGTCCATGCCCGACGCCGTGTTGCCCAGCACCTCCATCCCGTTCAACTGGGTGCGGGTGAAATCGGGCCCCAGGCCGCGCAGGGTGATCTGCCGGCCCTCGCCGGAATCGCGGTTGATGGTGACGCCGGCGATACGCTGCAAGGATTCCGCCAGGTTAAGGTCGGGAAATGCGGCGATATCTTCCGCCACGATCACGTCCTCGGCGATCACCGCCTCGCGTTTGATGGCCTGGGCCTGCGCCAGGCTTTCGTGGAAGCCGCTGACCACCACCTCCTCCACCGGCGGCGGCGGTTCGTCGCCGCCGGGCAGGCGGTCGGCGCGGGGGCCGGCCTTCTTTTCCGCCAGTTGCAGCACCACCACCGTGCCGTCGTCGGACGACACCACCAGGGGCGTGCCCTGCAACAGGGTAGCCAGCGCCTTATGGCGGTCGATCTCGCCATGAATGGC
The DNA window shown above is from Azospirillaceae bacterium and carries:
- a CDS encoding TonB-dependent receptor, whose amino-acid sequence is MFKSLRPALLCGAASIIIALGGPAMAQTRSFDLPAQPAVSAIPMFAKQAGIQIVAPAGQLAGITTQAIHGEIDRHKALATLLQGTPLVVSSDDGTVVVLQLAEKKAGPRADRLPGGDEPPPPVEEVVVSGFHESLAQAQAIKREAVIAEDVIVAEDIAAFPDLNLAESLQRIAGVTINRDSGEGRQITLRGLGPDFTRTQLNGMEVLGNTASGMDNRGGVSRTRSFDYSLFASELFDRVTVQKSYAAEQDEGGIGGTVQLSTAKPFDYPGFKAVLSAKGQNNSNTDSVTPRIVGLLSDRWGDFGALVSVAYSINDSNEYGYRNWGWGAIKVNAANIGPGVSAADAAKLESGTIFAPQADSYSTWYDHRTRLGSTMALQYEPDNGLKLGFDALYSRLTNDRQDYSIAAGGTNALTGNISGTQVLQSAVIQGNSLVAAHYTGVDMRDEYNTESDSTEFYQAVLHGSDQVTDRLKLSGMVGYSRSDYELPYFDKVFLESKNQGIAFDDRTTMPTSTYDFNTADPSLWKLMRLDTQANKIVNSYTNGKFDGEYALNDASSIKAGFEYKNFKDQGAQYNNKVFYNVPDDKVLPANLKYLVPYDTNVPYIVGDVNGVYNLIGQTRNIMSTAYLSPGSDYHVTEETMAGFVQYDLDTNVWDHRVMANAGVRYYSTDLTSAGSVNSGSGLTPVSVQHTYSGVLPAANVAVFLEPDLVARVSADRNISRPALSDLAAAGTITTAPFGGSLTIGNPNLKPFTADAVEGSLEYYDGKVGFLSVGAFYKKLNSFISSTTVQEPYSETGYPTSFLLPGQTGTILYNVTQPVNVSGASIKGVEVAAQRDFDFLPEPFNHLGMVANGTFADGSSAALIGGKSVNLPLTNLSRFSANATLYYETDSWGVRVSEAYRGQYLSSIGSNGNVGEGFEPTNNIDVSAHYNINRHLKATVEGLNLTDQHIVQFTDLTARRILVNTSSGRTILWGLTCEF